One Ricinus communis isolate WT05 ecotype wild-type chromosome 7, ASM1957865v1, whole genome shotgun sequence genomic region harbors:
- the LOC107260925 gene encoding uncharacterized protein LOC107260925, with protein MVKVATYFAMTLGAFIFWQSMDKVHVWIALHQDEKKERLEKEAEIRRVREELLRQNKEREDSLA; from the exons atggtgaaagtaGCAACGTATTTCGCGATGACATTAGGAGCCTTTATATTCTGGCAGTCAATGGACAAAGTTCATGTCTGGATCGCTCTCCATCAAGACGAAAAG AAGGAGAGATTGGAGAAAGAAGCAGAGATTAGGAGAGTAAGGGAAGAGCTGCTTCGACAAAACAAAGAGAGGGAAGATTCTCTTGCTTAA
- the LOC8285458 gene encoding D-cysteine desulfhydrase 2, mitochondrial isoform X2, whose product MKLQRWSCKTAITSMKCSYHSGSQGLSEVKLSSEKLMSNLLNRKWMLQLPNTEIHQIRLSLAQGLHREGLFGDMSFLNDSHPFFGDHMMKKDSRHPSFYIVRDDLLHPLVNGNKARKLDGLIPLLVNHSVTDVVTCGGCQSAHAAAVAVSCAEIGLKSHLLLRGEQPEVLTGYNLISSVYGKVTYVPRHLYAHRESMLKIHADLVAGNNGQVLWCNDILETIFTSQTYSSLDMRTMDACKNVENHSKRVLIVNEGAGDVVALLGAIRLVEYLCQSHLFGKKRRVKLIVDAGTGTTAIGLGLGALCLGVPWEVTAVVLVDTIDAFKQREKCLVSNFRTRFGFNLIDHCLNEVNTGVVHWVERNRKRKYVIAYCQCLIDLYSI is encoded by the exons ATGAAACTGCAACGTTGGAGCTGTAAAACGGCAATTACGTCCATGAAATGCAGCTATCATAGTGGTTCTCAG GGTCTTTCTGAAGTCAAACTGAGCAGTGAAAAATTAATGTCAAACTTACTTAACAGAAAATGGATGTTGCAGCTTCCTAATACTGAAATCCACCAAATAAGGCTTTCTCTGGCTCAAGGACTACATAGAGAAGGACTATTTGGTGACATGTCTTTTCTAAACGATTCTCACCCATTTTTTGGTGATCACATGATGAAGAAAGACAGTCGACATCCATCCTTCTATATTGTGAGGGACGATCTGTTGCATCCCTTAGTAAATGGTAATAAGGCGAGAAAACTAGATGGATTGATTCCACTCCTTGTGAATCATTCAGTGACTGATGTG GTTACATGTGGAGGTTGTCAAAGTGCACATGCAGCAGCTGTTG CTGTTTCATGTGCCGAGATAGGGCTAAAGTCACATTTGCTTCTAAGAGGGGAGCAGCCTGAAGTTTTGACTGGCTATAACCTGATTTCATCAGTATATGGAAAAGTAACTTATGTCCCAAGGCATCTTTATGCCCATAGGGAGAGTATGCTGAAAATCCATGCTGATTTGGTGGCAGGAAATAATGGTCAGGTTTTATGGTGTAATGATATCCTTGAGACTATTTTCACAAGCCAGACATATAGTTCTTTGGACATGAGGACAATGGATGCTTGTAAAAATGTAGAGAACCATTCAAAGAGGGTTTTAATTGTCAATGAAGGAGCAGGGGATGTCGTGGCATTATTAG GTGCCATTCGCCTGGTGGAGTACTTGTGCCAAAGTCATTTGTTTGGAAAAAAAAGACGTGTAAAATTGATTGTAGATGCTGGTACTGGTACAACAGCTATTGGTTTGGGACTTGGAGCCTTGTGTTTGGG GGTTCCATGGGAGGTAACTGCTGTCGTCCTGGTTGATACGATTGATGCATTTAAACAAAGGGAGAAATGCTTGGTTTCTAATTTCAGAACACGATTTGGTTTTAATCTTATTGACCATTGCTTAAATGAAGTAAATACTGGAGTTGTTCATTGGGTAGAACGCAACCGTAAGAGGAAGTACGTAATTGCATATTGCCAATGTTTGATTGATTTGTATTCTATATAA
- the LOC8285458 gene encoding D-cysteine desulfhydrase 2, mitochondrial isoform X1, which translates to MKLQRWSCKTAITSMKCSYHSGSQGLSEVKLSSEKLMSNLLNRKWMLQLPNTEIHQIRLSLAQGLHREGLFGDMSFLNDSHPFFGDHMMKKDSRHPSFYIVRDDLLHPLVNGNKARKLDGLIPLLVNHSVTDVVTCGGCQSAHAAAVAVSCAEIGLKSHLLLRGEQPEVLTGYNLISSVYGKVTYVPRHLYAHRESMLKIHADLVAGNNGQVLWCNDILETIFTSQTYSSLDMRTMDACKNVENHSKRVLIVNEGAGDVVALLGAIRLVEYLCQSHLFGKKRRVKLIVDAGTGTTAIGLGLGALCLGVPWEVTAVVLVDTIDAFKQREKCLVSNFRTRFGFNLIDHCLNEVNTGVVHWVERNRKRKFGNVLEGEMEACQQIAQQTGILVDPVYTLAAWEMAAHMSKEEREGDADIVMLHTGGTLGMFGLAQRYKTYFHSLKD; encoded by the exons ATGAAACTGCAACGTTGGAGCTGTAAAACGGCAATTACGTCCATGAAATGCAGCTATCATAGTGGTTCTCAG GGTCTTTCTGAAGTCAAACTGAGCAGTGAAAAATTAATGTCAAACTTACTTAACAGAAAATGGATGTTGCAGCTTCCTAATACTGAAATCCACCAAATAAGGCTTTCTCTGGCTCAAGGACTACATAGAGAAGGACTATTTGGTGACATGTCTTTTCTAAACGATTCTCACCCATTTTTTGGTGATCACATGATGAAGAAAGACAGTCGACATCCATCCTTCTATATTGTGAGGGACGATCTGTTGCATCCCTTAGTAAATGGTAATAAGGCGAGAAAACTAGATGGATTGATTCCACTCCTTGTGAATCATTCAGTGACTGATGTG GTTACATGTGGAGGTTGTCAAAGTGCACATGCAGCAGCTGTTG CTGTTTCATGTGCCGAGATAGGGCTAAAGTCACATTTGCTTCTAAGAGGGGAGCAGCCTGAAGTTTTGACTGGCTATAACCTGATTTCATCAGTATATGGAAAAGTAACTTATGTCCCAAGGCATCTTTATGCCCATAGGGAGAGTATGCTGAAAATCCATGCTGATTTGGTGGCAGGAAATAATGGTCAGGTTTTATGGTGTAATGATATCCTTGAGACTATTTTCACAAGCCAGACATATAGTTCTTTGGACATGAGGACAATGGATGCTTGTAAAAATGTAGAGAACCATTCAAAGAGGGTTTTAATTGTCAATGAAGGAGCAGGGGATGTCGTGGCATTATTAG GTGCCATTCGCCTGGTGGAGTACTTGTGCCAAAGTCATTTGTTTGGAAAAAAAAGACGTGTAAAATTGATTGTAGATGCTGGTACTGGTACAACAGCTATTGGTTTGGGACTTGGAGCCTTGTGTTTGGG GGTTCCATGGGAGGTAACTGCTGTCGTCCTGGTTGATACGATTGATGCATTTAAACAAAGGGAGAAATGCTTGGTTTCTAATTTCAGAACACGATTTGGTTTTAATCTTATTGACCATTGCTTAAATGAAGTAAATACTGGAGTTGTTCATTGGGTAGAACGCAACCGTAAGAGGAA ATTTGGCAATGTTTTGGAAGGAGAGATGGAGGCATGCCAGCAGATTGCACAACAGACTGGCATTCTAGTGGATCCAGTGTATACCTTAGCCGCTTGGGAAATGGCAGCTCATATGAGTAAGGAGGAAAGGGAAGGAGATGCAGACATAGTAATGCTTCACACAGGTGGAACTCTTGGCATGTTTGGATTAGCACAAAGGTATAAAACTTACTTTCACAGTCTCAAAGATTGA
- the LOC8285484 gene encoding protein terminal ear1, with the protein MAETGIARFQGSLDPRAQEFRPRNNSLHLNTPTLIHHHHQQQQQQQQQLHIFTPPPPPPPPPPAQQLYYPYAPPPSLGFPQYQLAPPQPQAYISTTVPSLPPQSAAPTRTLVLSSVPTEVSESVIRRELEVFGEVRGVQMERISDGIVTVHFYDLRHAEIALVEIREKHMQQQSRLRNLFAALDQNNFLAPPSLPPSPAAAAAARGFIAGCAVWAQFVIPSCNAVPDGHNHGTIVVFNLDPNVSTSSLKEIFQAFGAVKELRETPLKKQQRFVEFYDIRDAAKALKEMNGKEIHGKQVVIEFSRPGGFGRKFFNGSSTSKASSFHNAININPKISRYAPPPPPPPPPVRPNISPRPFLAQTHSSSVKRSSNSIKGNPNENSNSNKGSIGCLPMSDGDGIVDGMSKKVADGHASKRNNNNINNNNAKKSQNNESSATISTTTKHQNRSRPWKSRPAKKFDTRFLINEDAMVDSNCSDSRTTVMIKNIPNKYSQKLLLNMLDNHCIHCNEQIIAEGGGGDDQPLSSYDFVYLPIDFNNKCNVGYGFVNMTSSQATLRLYKAFHHQHWEVFNSRKICEVTYARVQGLEALREHFKNSKFPCEMDHYLPVVFSPPRDGKQLPEPLPIVGHGQKQPQSLIILGLHMKRTNSSGETDEEDREEVEDQEEEENLNQSSSNNSSQNGCDIGYDDKDSSSGSLA; encoded by the exons ATGGCAGAAACCGGTATTGCCCGGTTTCAAGGCAGTTTAGACCCAAGAGCCCAAGAATTCAGACCAAGAAACAACAGCCTTCACCTTAATACGCCAACCTTAATCCACCATCATcatcagcagcagcagcagcagcagcagcagttACACATCTTTACGCCCCCGccaccacctccacctccaccaccagCACAGCAACTTTATTACCCGTACGCTCCTCCTCCTTCGCTCGGGTTTCCTCAATACCAACTTGCACCACCACAACCACAAGCGTACATTAGCACAACAGTACCCTCACTGCCACCACAGTCCGCAGCCCCAACGCGAACGCTGGTTTTAAGTTCAGTGCCAACGGAAGTGAGCGAGTCTGTAATTAGACGAGAATTAGAAGTGTTTGGGGAAGTAAGAGGTGTACAAATGGAAAGGATTTCTGATGGAATCGTGACCGTTCATTTTTATGATCTTAGACATGCAGAGATTGCCTTAGTGGAAATTAGAGAGAAACATATGCAGCAGCAATCCAGACTTCGAAACCTTTTTGCTGCTTTAGACCAAAATAACTTCCTTGCACCACCATCTTTACCTCCATCACCAGCGGCAGCGGCGGCGGCGCGTGGGTTCATTGCTGGGTGTGCTGTTTGGGCTCAGTTCGTAATACCATCTTGTAACGCTGTTCCTGATGGTCATAACCATGGGACTattgttgttttcaatttagACCCAAATGTTTCTACTTCTTCTCTCAAAGAAATATTCCAAGCTTTTg GTGCTGTTAAAGAATTGAGAGAGACACCATTAAAGAAGCAACAAAGGTTTGTGGAGTTTTATGATATAAGAGATGCAGCTAAAGCTCTTAAAGAAATGAATGGTAAAGAAATTCACGGGAAGCAAGTTGTCATTGAGTTTAGTCGTCCAGGTGGTTTTGGTAGGAAGTTCTTCAATGGCAGTAGTACTTCTAAGGCCTCGTCTTTCCACAACGCAATCAATATTAATCCAAAAATTTCAAGATATGCACCCCCACCGCCTCCGCCGCCGCCACCAGTGCGTCCTAATATTTCTCCGCGCCCATTTCTTGCACAAACTCACTCTTCCTCCGTCAAAAGATCCTCGAATTCCATCAAAGGAAACCCTAACGAGAATAGTAATAGCAACAAGGGTTCAATTGGATGTTTGCCGATGAGTGATGGTGATGGAATTGTAGATGGAATGAGCAAGAAGGTTGCTGATGGGCATGCTTCAAAgagaaataataacaatattaataataataatgcaaagaaaagccaaaacaaTGAGTCTAGCGCCACTATTAGTACTACTACAAAACATCAAAATAGAAGCAGGCCATGGAAGAGTAGACCGGCAAAGAAGTTTGATACTCGTTTTCTCATAAATGAAGATGCTATGGTTGATTCAAATTGCAGTGATTCTAGGACCACTGTCATGATCAAGAACATACCCAACAAGTACAG TCAGAAGTTACTATTGAACATGCTAGACAACCACTGCATTCACTGCAATGAGCAGATTATTGCCGAGGGCGGCGGCGGCGATGACCAGCCATTGTCTTCTTATGATTTCGTCTATCTTCCCATTGATTTCAA TAACAAGTGCAATGTGGGATATGGGTTCGTCAACATGACATCCTCACAGGCAACATTGAGGCTCTATAAGGCATTTCATCATCAACATTGGGAAGTCTTTAATTCCAGGAAAATCTGTGAAGTTACTTATGCAAGAGTTCAG GGATTGGAAGCATTAAGAGAGCACTTCAAGAACTCCAAGTTTCCATGCGAGATGGACCACTATTTGCCAGTAGTGTTTTCTCCTCCACGAGATGGAAAGCAACTACCTGAGCCACTACCCATCGTTGGCCATGGCCAGAAGCAACCACAGTCACTAATCATTCTTGGTCTCCACATGAAACGCACCAACAGTAGTGGTGAGACTGACGAAGAAGATCGAGAAGAAGTAGAagatcaagaagaagaagaaaatctgAATCAGAGCAGCAGCAATAACAGCAGCCAAAACGGCTGCGATATCGGTTATGATGACAAAGACAGTAGTAGTGGCAGCCTGGCCTAA
- the LOC8285463 gene encoding ABC transporter B family member 15, whose amino-acid sequence MGTKGNLFRCIDWTDKILMLTGTLGSIGDGLLTPLTMFTLSGLINDYATSESGTSISLSIEVVNKYSLKLLYVAIVVGSSGFLEGICWTRTAERQTSRMRMEYLKSVLRQEVGFFDKQATSNTTFQVISAISSDAHSIQDTIADKIPNLLAHLSSFIFTFVVAFALSWRLALATLPFTIMFIIPGVAFGKLLMHIGTMGKDAYAVAGGIAEQAISSIRTVYSYVGEQRTLDKFGNALLKSMELGIKQGLSKGLLIGSMGMIFAAWSFLSWVGSVLVTERGENGGAVFVSGTCVILGGVSLMSALPNLSFLSEATIVAARIHEMIDQIPVIDNEDEKGKILPNLRGEIEFKEVNFSYPSRPDTPILQGLNLKVQAGKTVGLVGGSGSGKSTIISLLERFYDPVTGDIFLDGYKIKRLQLQWLRSQMGLVNQEPVLFATSIKENILFGKEEAPIELVVRAAKAANAHDFIVKLPDGYETQVGQFGVQLSGGQKQRIAIARALIRDPKILLLDEATSALDSESEKVVQQALDRASVGRTTIIIAHRLSTIREADLIIVLESGRVIESGSHNELIQMNDEEGGVYNKMVQLQQSAQGENFYSPYSPTKGTNHRRLHSVHTPLHTSVKSSYHSSPASAFSPVFSISMAHTVQIPSYNEQIAPNLNNSFRTPPSQWRVLKMNAPEWKRAFLGCLGAASFGAIQPAHAYCLGSIISVYFLPDYSKIKSETRIYCFIFLGVAFLSFFTNLLQHYNFAIMGERLTKRVREKMLEKVLTFEVGWFDQEENTSAAISARFATEALLVRSLIADRMSLLVQVFFSASIAFVVGLLLSWRVAIVMIAIQPLLVGSFYSRSVLMKNMSERAQKAQTEGSQLASEAIINHRTITAFSSQKRILKFFEQAMKEPKKETTKQSWLSGFGLFSSQFLTTASVAITFWYGGRLMAQGNLTSKRLFQVFFLLMSTGKNIADAGSMSSDLAKGSNAIISVFAILDRKSEIEPNNPNGIKIRRSIEGDIELKNIFFSYPARPTQMIFKDLSLKIEAGKTMALVGQSGSGKSTIIGLIERFYDPQGGSVLIDECDIKSYNLRKLRSHIALVSQEPTLFAGTIRQNIVYGSTEDDATEAEVRKAAILANAHEFISSMKDGYDTLCGERGAQLSGGQKQRIALARAILKNPKILLLDEATSALDSVSENLVQEALEKMASERTCVIVAHRLSTIQNADSIAVINNGKVVEQGSHSDLLAIGRQGAYYSLIKLQGGLSL is encoded by the exons ATGGGGACTAAAGGAAACCTCTTTCGTTGCATTGATTGGACAGATAAAATTCTGATGTTAACTGGCACTTTGGGTAGCATTGGAGATGGGTTGTTGACACCACTTACCATGTTTACTCTCAGTGGCTTAATCAATGATTATGCTACTTCTGAATCTGGCACTTCTATATCTCTCTCCATTGAAGTAGTTAATAAG TATTCGCTAAAGCTGCTCTACGTTGCTATTGTTGTTGGATCATCTGGTTTCCTAG AAGGAATTTGTTGGACAAGAACAGCAGAAAGACAGACATCTCGAATGAGAATGGAGTACCTAAAATCAGTCTTGAGGCAAGAAGTTGGATTCTTTGACAAGCAAGCTACTTCTAACACCACCTTCCAAGTCATCTCTGCCATTTCTTCTGATGCTCATTCAATCCAAGACACCATAGCCGATAAG ATACCGAATCTATTGGCTCACCTCTCATCATTCATCTTTACTTTTGTAGTTGCCTTTGCACTTTCTTGGCGATTGGCGTTGGCAACCTTGCCATTTACAATCATGTTTATCATTCCAGGAGTTGCATTTGGGAAGCTACTAATGCACATAGGGACGATGGGAAAGGATGCCTATGCAGTGGCAGGAGGGATAGCAGAACAGGCAATCTCATCGATCCGTACAGTTTACTCATATGTTGGGGAGCAACGGACACTAGATAAATTTGGCAATGCACTTCTCAAGAGTATGGAGCTTGGCATAAAGCAAGGCCTTTCTAAGGGATTATTGATAGGGAGCATGGGAATGATTTTTGCAGCTTGGAGTTTTTTGTCCTGGGTTGGCAGTGTTCTTGTTACTGAAAGAGGAGAAAATGGCGGTGCTGTTTTTGTGTCCGGAACCTGTGTCATCTTGGGCGGAGT GTCCCTCATGAGTGCACTTCCAAATCTGTCTTTTCTATCAGAAGCAACAATTGTTGCTGCGCGAATTCACGAGATGATTGACCAGATTCCAGTTATAGACAATGAAGATGAAAAAGGGAAAATCCTACCAAATTTGAGaggagaaattgaatttaaggAGGTTAACTTCAGCTACCCATCACGGCCAGATACCCCGATTCTGCAAGGACTCAATCTTAAAGTGCAAGCAGGTAAGACAGTAGGTCTTGTTGGAGGCAGCGGATCTGGTAAATCCACTATTATTTCTTTGCTTGAAAGATTTTATGATCCTGTAACTGGAGATATATTCCTTGATGGCTACAAGATAAAGAGACTTCAGCTTCAATGGCTGAGATCCCAAATGGGACTAGTTAATCAAGAACCAGTTCTCTTTGCGACATCTATAAAGGAGAACATTCTATTTGGCAAGGAAGAAGCACCCATCGAACTCGTTGTAAGAGCAGCTAAGGCTGCAAATGCTCATGACTTCATTGTGAAGTTACCTGATGGATATGAAACGCAG GTAGGGCAATTTGGAGTTCAGTTATCAGGAGGACAGAAGCAAAGGATTGCAATAGCTAGGGCTTTAATCCGAGATCCAAAGATCCTTTTGCTTGATGAAGCAACAAGTGCTTTAGATTCAGAATCCGAAAAAGTAGTACAACAAGCCTTGGACAGGGCTTCAGTAGGAAGAACAACAATTATCATTGCCCACCGTCTTTCTACGATTCGTGAGGCTGATTTGATAATTGTTCTTGAATCTGGGAGAGTGATCGAATCAGGTTCTCACAATGAATTGATCCAAATGAACGACGAAGAAGGTGGAGTCTACAATAAAATGGTGCAATTACAACAATCAGCACAAGGAGAAAACTTCTACTCTCCCTATTCCCCAACAAAGGGGACAAACCATCGTAGATTGCATAGCGTGCATACTCCGCTGCATACAAGTGTGAAATCAAGTTATCACAGCAGTCCAGCTTCTGCCTTTAGCCCTGTATTCTCCATTAGTATGGCACATACAGTCCAAATTCCTTCCTATAATGAACAGATCGCTCCAAACTTAAATAATTCCTTTCGTACTCCCCCTTCTCAATGGCGTGTGCTAAAAATGAACGCACCTGAATGGAAGAGAGCATTCCTTGGGTGCCTTGGTGCTGCTAGCTTTGGAGCAATTCAACCAGCTCATGCTTATTGTCTAGGATCAATTATTTCAGTATATTTCCTGCCAGACTATTCCAAAATCAAATCAGAAACCAGAATCTATTGCTTTATCTTTTTAGGCGTAGCTTTTCTCAGTTTCTTTACTAATCTTCTCCAGCATTACAATTTTGCGATCATGGGAGAACGATTGACAAAAAGGGTGCGAGAAAAAATGCTTGAAAAAGTTCTCACCTTTGAGGTTGGTTGGTTTGATCAAGAGGAGAACACTAGTGCTGCCATTTCCGCTCGGTTTGCTACTGAGGCACTCTTGGTTCGATCCCTTATTGCAGACCGTATGTCGTTGCTCGTTCAGGTTTTCTTCAGTGCTTCTATTGCCTTTGTGGTTGGTCTACTGCTCTCATGGCGAGTAGCCATAGTTATGATTGCCATCCAACCACTACTTGTGGGAAGCTTTTATTCAAGAAGTGTTCTAATGAAAAATATGTCTGAAAGAGCTCAAAAAGCACAAACTGAAGGAAGCCAACTAGCTAGTGAAGCCATCATTAACCACAGGACTATTACTGCATTTTCATCACAAAAGAGGATATTGAAATTCTTCGAACAAGCAATGAAAGAACCCAAGAAGGAAACCACGAAGCAATCATGGCTTTCAGGTTTTGGTCTATTCAGCTCCCAATTTCTTACAACAGCTTCTGTAGCTATTACTTTTTGGTATGGAGGAAGGCTAATGGCTCAAGGAAATTTAACCTCCAAGCGCCTTTTTCAAGTATTCTTCCTTTTGATGAGCACAGGAAAGAATATTGCAGATGCAGGAAGCATGAGTTCTGATTTAGCAAAAGGCAGCAATGCCATCATATCAGTTTTTGCTATTCTTGATAGGAAAAGTGAAATCGAGCCAAATAACCCTAATGGAATCAAAATTAGAAGGAGTATTGAAGGTGACATTGAATTAAAGAACATCTTCTTCTCCTATCCAGCAAGGCCTACACAGATGATCTTTAAGGACTTGAGCCTGAAAATTGAAGCAGGAAAAACGATGGCACTTGTCGGACAAAGCGGTTCAGGAAAATCCACTATCATTGGACTAATTGAACGATTTTATGATCCGCAAGGTGGATCAGTCCTGATAGATGAATGTGACATCAAGAGCTATAACTTGAGAAAGTTGAGATCACATATTGCATTAGTGAGTCAGGAACCTACTCTTTTTGCAGGAACTATTCGCCAAAACATTGTTTATGGTAGTACAGAGGATGATGCTACGGAAGCCGAAGTCAGAAAAGCTGCAATTCTAGCCAATGCCCATGAATTCATAAG TTCCATGAAAGATGGATACGACACACTTTGTGGAGAAAGAGGAGCCCAACTATCAGGAGGGCAAAAGCAAAGAATAGCATTGGCCAGAGCAATACTAAAGAACCCAAAAATTCTTTTGCTAGATGAGGCAACAAGTGCACTAGATAGCGTATCAGAAAATCTAGTACAAGAAGCCTTAGAGAAGATGGCAAGTGAGAGAACATGTGTGATAGTCGCGCACCGACTGTCGACAATACAAAATGCAGATTCTATAGCTGTGATCAACAATGGAAAGGTTGTAGAACAAGGATCACACTCTGATCTACTAGCCATCGGACGCCAAGGTGCCTATTACTCTCTTATTAAGTTACAAGGTGGCCTTTCCCTGTAA
- the LOC8285462 gene encoding vignain-like, translating to MEARKIILLALSLVLVLKVARSFDYKEEDLASEESLWNLYERWRSHHTVSRSLTEKNQRFNVFKENLKHIHKVNQKDRPYKLRLNKFADMTNHEFLQHYGGSKVSHYRMFHGSRRQTGFAHENTSNLPSSIDWRKQGAVTGVKDQGKCGSCWAFSSVAAVEGINKIKTGELISLSEQELVDCNSVNHGCDGGLMEQAFSFIEKTGGLTTENNYPYRAKDGYCDSAKMNTPMVTIDGYEMVPENDEHALMQAVANQPVSIAIDAGGQDFQFYSEGVYTGDCGTELNHGVALVGYGATQDGTKYWIVKNSWGSEWGENGFIRMQRENDVEEGLCGITLEASYPIKQRSDIKQPPSSGKDEL from the exons ATGGAAGCAAGAAAGATTATCCTGTTGGCACTTTCACTAGTGTTGGTGCTGAAAGTGGCTCGGAGTTTTGATTACAAGGAGGAGGACTTGGCTTCGGAAGAGAGTCTCTGGAACTTGTACGAAAGATGGCGAAGCCATCATACTGTCTCTCGTAGCCTCACCGAGAAAAATCAGCGTTTCAATGTTTTCAAGGAAAACTTGAAGCATATTCACAAGGTGAACCAAAAGGACAGGCCTTACAAGTTGAGACTCAATAAGTTTGCTGATATGACCAATCATGAGTTTCTCCAACACTATGGTGGCTCCAAGGTTAGTCACTACAGGATGTTCCATGGTTCTAGGAGGCAAACAGGGTTCGCACATGAGAATACTTCTAATCTTCCTTCATCAATTGATTGGAGGAAGCAAGGAGCTGTCACTGGAGTTAAGGATCAAGGCAAATGCG GAAGTTGTTGGGCATTTTCAAGCGTAGCTGCAGTGGAGGGTATTAACAAAATCAAAACAGGAGAATTAATCTCTCTATCTGAGCAGGAGTTGGTTGATTGCAACTCTGTGAACCATGGTTGTGATGGAGGCTTAATGGAACAGGCATTCAGTTTTATTGAGAAGACTGGCGGATTAACAACAGAGAATAACTACCCTTATAGAGCCAAAGATGGATACTGTGACTCAGCCaag ATGAATACTCCTATGGTGACTATTGATGGGTATGAAATGGTACCAGAAAATGATGAGCATGCATTGATGCAAGCTGTTGCCAACCAACCTGTGTCAATTGCAATAGACGCTGGTGGCCAGGATTTTCAGTTCTACTCTGAG GGAGTCTACACAGGAGACTGCGGGACAGAGCTAAACCATGGGGTGGCACTGGTGGGATACGGAGCAACTCAAGATGGAACCAAGTATTGGATAGTGAAGAATTCATGGGGCAGCGAATGGGGAGAGAATGGATTCATAAGAATGCAAAGAGAGAATGATGTGGAGGAGGGACTGTGTGGTATAACTTTGGAGGCATCCTACCCTATCAAGCAGCGATCAGACATTAAGCAACCACCTTCCTCCGGCAAGGATGAGCTCTAG